Part of the Sphingobium sp. TKS genome is shown below.
CTATACCGATTTGAGCTTCTTCACGGCTGACCCGGCCTATAGTCGCGATGCGGCGGCGTTGTTCAACTACATCACCGGCTATGTCGAACCGCAGCGGCTGGAAAAGCTGGTCATGTCGCCCCGCGACCTGCGCAATCGCCTGTGCGAGCTGATCGATGCGGAGATCGAGCATGTCCGGGCCGGGCGGCCGGGAACCATCTGGGCGAAGATGAATTCGCTGGTGGACCCGGCGATCATGGAAAAGCTTTATGCGGCGAGCAATGCGGGCGTGCAGATCGAACTCATCGTGCGGGGCATTTGCTGCCTGCGGCCGGGCGTTCCGGGCATGTCGGAGAATATCCGGGTGAAGTCGGTGGTCGGCCGCTTCCTGGAACATAGCCGCATCACCGTGTTCGGCAATGGCAAGGCGCTGCCGAACAATGGCGCCAAGGTATATATCAGCTCGGCCGACTGGATGCCGCGCAATTTCGACCGGCGCGTGGAGTTTCTGGCGCCGGTCGAGAATCCGACCGTGCACGACCAGATTCTCGACCAGGTGATGGTCGCCAACCTGATCGACACCGAGCAGAGCTGGGAACTGGATTGCGACGGCCAATATCATCGGGTCGAGGCGACCGACCGGCCGTTCAACCTGCACCGCTATTTCATGACCAACCCATCGCTGTCGGGCCGCGGCGCGTCGCTGGACAGCGGGGCGGTGCCGACCCTTCGCCTGCGCGGGCGGGCCTGAGGTCCATGAATTCCATGCTGAGCCAGGTCCGGGCGCTCGCCCCCGGCATGGCGACGTCGCCGCAGCAGGCCAAGGCGCGCACGGCGATCATCGACATCGGCTCCAACAGCGTGCGTCTGGTCGTTTATGACGGGCCGCGCCGCATTCCCTTCATCCTCTTCAACGAGAAGGTGATGGCGGGGCTGGGCGCGTCGCTGGGCAAGACCGGGCGAATCGAGCCGGAGGCGATGGACCGGGGTCTGCGGGCCGTGGGCCGCTTCGCCCATCTCTGCCGCGAAATGGAGGTGCAGGAGGTGCGCTGCGTCGCCACTGCGGCTGTCCGGGATGCGGACAATGGCGACGAGTTCATCCAGCGTGCAAAGGCCATGGGGCTGGACGTCGAGCTGCTGTCGGGTGGGCAGGAGGCGATCGCGGCGGCGCATGGCGTGCTGTCGGGCATTCCCGGAGCGGACGGCATCGTCGGGGATCTGGGCGGCGGCAGCCTGGAACTCGCCCGTATTCGCGATGGCGCGGTGCATGAGACGGTCTCGCTGCCGCTGGGCGTGCTGCGCCTGCCGCAGATCCGGGCCAAGGGGCCGGCCGTGCTGGAGCGGCTGGTCAAGAAGATGCTGGTCAAGGCGGGATGGGACGCGCCCGCGGACCTGCCCTTCTACATGGTCGGCGGGTCGTGGCGCGCGCTGGCGCGATTCGACATGGAACTCACCCAATTCCCGCTGCCGGTGGTGCATCAATATGATATGCCTGCCGGGCGCGCCGAACAGTTGACGCGCATCGTGTCCCATGTCGGCAAGGCGCGGTTCAAGGATATTCCCCAGATCACCGGATCGCGCGTGCCGACCCTGCCCAACGCGGCGGCGCTGCTGTCAGTGATCGTGCGGCAGTTGAAGTCGAGCCGGCTGGTGGTGTCGGCTTACGGTCTGCGCGAAGGGTTGCTGTTCAGCGATCTGCCTTCGGACATTCAGGCGCACGATCCGCTGCTGATCGCGGCCGAGGCGGAGGGGGAGGCGCAGGGCCGCTTCGCCGGTCATGGCGACATGATCGAACGCTGGATCGCGCCCCTGTTCCTGGAGGACGGCAGCGCATGGCGCCGGATAAGGCGGGCGGCTTGCCTGCTGGCGGATGTCGGCTGGCGCGCCAATCCCGATTTCCGGTCGGAACGGGGGGTCGAGATCGCACTGCACAGCAATTGGGTGGGCATCACCGCGGCCGAGCGAGCGATGCTGGCGCAGGCGCTGCACAGCAATTTCGGCGGCGGCGTGTCGACGCCGCCCGGGATCGAGCGGCTGGCTTCGCCCGAAGCGCTGCAGCGCGCTACCTTATGGGGGCTGGCCATCCGATTGGGCCAGCGGCTTTCCGGCGGGGTCGAAGGGCCGCTGCTCGCCTCCCGGCTGGAGATGGAGGGCAATGTGCTCGAACTGCGGTTGCGGGGCGTGGACGCCGATCTGTTCGGGGAAGCGGTGGAGCGGCGGCAGCGTCAACTCGCGCAGGCCATGGGCGTGAAGTACCGCCTGGCTTGGTAGGGATTGGGTGGAGAGAGCGGGCTGGTTGGTCGGAGCAGGTATCATTTAGTGGCGGCAATTGGCCATTGGCAGCCATTGAGCGCATCCGTGTTCCTGCGAAGGCAGGAACCCAGTTCCGCCGCTTGTGGATCATCGCGCCGTAGGAACTAGGCTCCTGCCTTCGCAGGAGCATGATGTGTTTCTAGAGCATCGTGCGGAAAAGTGGGAACCGATTTTCCGCTTAAAACGATGCGACAACAAGGAATTAGAGCGCGCGCCCTGCGTCTGATCACCGTACACGACAGAGTGTCGAAGGGCGGCATGATGTGCTTGAACTGAAGATTCTCGACCAAGAGGATCTACGATGTTCACAGCTTGTCATGCCGCCCTGATGAAGACGTTATGCCGCCAGTTCAGGCTGGGCAAGAGCCGGCTTGAAACATTGGCGGTGCTTGTGATGGCGCTTGCGCAATCGCGGACAGTGAACCTGACACATCTGGCCTGTCATTTGCCCGGGCAAGCAACGCACGCTTCGGGCTATCGCCGACTGCAGCGCTTTTTCCAGCACGTTCAACTGGAATCGGATCGGCTGGCGCTGCTCGTGGTGAGCATGCTCAATCTGTCCCGCAAGAAATGCCTGGTACTCGATCGGACCAACTGGAAGATCGGCTCGACCGACGTCAACATCCTCATGCTGGCGATCGTGACGCGCCGTTTCCGAGTGCCGTTGCTGTGGAGCATGATCGGACATCAGGGCTGTTCCGATACCGATCAGCGCATTGCCTTGATGCAGCGCTATCTGGCCCTGTTTCCCGCTGCTTCAATCGAACTGCTGCTCGCCGACCGCGAGTTCATCGGCGCACAGTGGATGGATTTCCTCAATGAAAACAATATTCCCTTTGCGATCCGCCTGAAGGAAGACATGACCCTCAACCTGGCTAACGGCACAACATGGTCGTTCCGCACGCTCTTGCGGCGAAAGCGGGTGGGCGGAACGGCAATATGGGAAGGGCGGCTCAATGGAACGACAGGCGCCACCAGCCAGCCACTGCGGATCGCCGCAAAACGCTTGGCCGACAAGCAGGTTTTGATCGTCGCGACCAACCAGCCGGAGGCAAGGCAGGCTCTCAATCTCTACCGCAGGCGCTGGGGCATCGAATGCCTCTTCGGTGACGCCAAAACCCGCGGTCTCAACCTGGAAGACACCCGCATCAAAAACCCACGCAAGCTCGACTGTCTGCTCGTCGTCGTCACCCTCGCTATAATCTGGGCATATCGATGCGCCACCCGCGTCATGGGCATGAAAGCCATCCCGCGCAAAACCCATGGGCGACGCCAAAAATCATGGTTCCGGCTCGGCTTCGACAGCCTCAGGCAATGGATTATCAACGATCAACCCAAAGCCGCCTCCGCATGGAGCGACGCCGCTCCCATACGGCTACTCATTCCGCTCCATTCCCGATGAGTCGTGTACGGTGGCGTCTGATTTAGCGCAGCGCGCTCTAGGAAACGGTGCGAGTAGACCGTCCGCCTTCCACCCTCATCCCGCCTTCCACTCGTCCGGAATGCCTCAGCCCACCATCCCTGCGCCCAGCAGCAGCAGTAGTTTCACATCGATTGCTAAACCCTCCGCCCGCCATGCCGCGATCCGATCATGAATCCCATTCAGCGGCACGCGGTGGACGCGGATATCCTCCCCCGCGACGCCGCCGCCTTCGCCGGTTTTCTTAAGGTCATGGGCGCGGAACAGGGTGAAGCTTTCCGACACCATGCCGGGCGAGCTGTAGAACTCCCCCAGCGATTCCATCCGGCCGGGAAGATAGCCGGTTTCCTCCTCCAGTTCGCGGGTCGCGGCGAGCACGGCTTCCTCGCCCTCGTCATGGTCGCCCACCAGTCCCGCGGGCAGTTCGATGCAGCGGCGGCCCAGCGGTACGCGATATTGGTCGACCAGCAGCACATGGGGGCCATCGGCTGCGTCCTCGACGGCCAGGATGACGGCGGCATGGATGCCCCGCGCCCTGCCGACATATTCCCAACGCCCCCGCCGCTTGGCCGTGATGAAGCGGCCTTCCCACATGATTTCTTCGGGGGAGATCATGTCCTGCTCGCTCATAATTCGATCAACCTGTCGGGCAATTCATTGGGATTGTCGCCGGTCGCCGGGAAATGCCGGGCCAGCACCACGCCGACCTGCCGCACCGCTTGCGCCATGCCGTCGGCGGCGCGGCCTTCCCGCACGCCGTCGATCAGCGCGGCCATGGCCTCGCCCCAGATTTCGGGCGCGACCTTTGCGTTGATGGCGGCATCCGCGACCAGTTCCGCCCGATGCTCGTCCAGCGAAAGGTAGATGAGCACGCCGGTCTTGCCGCGCGTGCGCCCCTGGGCGACGGCGCGGAACAGGGTGATGGCGCGGCGGCGCACGCGGCGCGCCTTGGTGGCTTTCGGGGTTAGCGCCATGCGCAGCGGCATCCAGGCCAGCGCATAGCGGACGATCAGGAATTTGAGGATCAACAGGCCCAGCAGAACCGTCAGCAGCTTCCAGTCCTCGACCTCATGCTCCCAGCTTTGCAGCAGCCAGGAGCAAAGCGCCCGGAACTGCTGCGGAAAAGCCGCAGCGGCGGACAGAGCCAGGAACACCGCGCCGATCGCCCAGTGCAGCCCGGCATCATGATAGGCATCCGAGCGGCGCGCGACGATGGTGACGATCTCGCCGTCGGTCGCCTTTTCCGCTTCGGCCACCGCGGCGGTCACGCGGTCATGGTCGGCTTCGTTCAAATGCAGACGCATCACCAATCCCCCGAAGCGCCGCCGCCGCCGAAGCTGCCGCCGCCGCCCGAAAAGCCGCCGCCGTCTCCGCCGCCCCAACTTGATCCACCGCCGCTGCCCCAGCCGGAATCGCCTGGTCCCCAGAGGATGATCGGGCCGGACCCACCGCGATAGCGGCGGCCTTTGCCCCGGCTGGAGAACATGGACAGGACGATGATCGCGACCACGAACAGCCAGAACACCAGCATGAAACCACCGCCATCGTCCGACGCGTCCCGCGCCTTGGCCTCCGCTTGTGCCGCCAGCGCCTTCGCCTCCTCAGGCGGGAGGGTGAGCAACCTGCCGATCGCGTCCACCCCCGCATCGATCCCGCCGGGCATGTCGCCGGCCTTGAAACGGGGCGTGATGTCGTTGCGGATGATCTGGGACGACAGCGCGTCGGTCATGATGCCTTCCAGGCCATAGCCGACCTCGATCCGCACCTTGCGCTCATTGGGCGCGACGATCAGCAGCGCGCCGTTGTTCTTTTCCTTGTCGCCTATCCCCCAGGCCCGGCCGAGCTGATAGCCATAATCGGATATGTCATAGCCCTGAAGGTCGGGCAGCGTCGCGACGACCAGTTGCCGCCCGCTCTGCTGCTCCAGCGCCGCGAGCTTGTCGGTCAGCGCCTGTTCCTGTTGCGGGGAGAGCAGGGCGGCGTCATCCACCACCCGCCCGGTCAGTTTGGGAAAGCTCTGCGCTCCCGCCGCCGCCGGGATGAACAGCAGCAGCGACATGATCAGGAGCAGGCGGCGGAGCATCACCGGCTCAGTTGCCGAAATCGACCTTCGGCGCTTCTTCCGCGCCCGGCGTGGTGGCCTGGAACGGGGTCATGGGCTTGGCGCCGTGGATGATCTTGGCGCCGATCGCGTCCGGGAAGGTGCGGATGCGGGTATTATAGGCGCGCACCGCTTCATTATAGTCGCGGATGGCGACGGCGATGCGGTTCTCCGTCCCTTCGAGCTGCGATTGCAGGTCGAGGAAATTCTGGTTGGTCTTGAGGTCCGGATAGGCTTCGACCGAAGCGAGCAGACGGCCCAGACCTTGTGAAAGCTGCGCCTGCGCCTGTTGGAACTGCTGCACCTTGGCGGGATCGGACAAATCCTCGGCGCTGACCTGCACGGAGGTCGCCTTGGCGCGAGCCTCCGTCACCTTGACCAGCGTGTCCTGTTCCTGCTTGCCCGCCGCCTTTACCGTGGCGACGAGATTGCCGACCAGATTGGAACGGCGCTGATATTGCGCCTGCACGTCGGCCCATTTGGCCTTGGCAACCTCCTCGGCGGCGGGGACGCTGTTGATGCCGCAGGCGGTTAGCGCAAAGGCGCCCAACAGCGGCAGGAGGAACAGGCGGAGTTGGCGCAGGATCGTCATGGAACATCCTTAAGCTTGTTTCGCTGACGGAAATAGGCGGTTGTGGAAGTCTTCGCAACGGCCCATGCTGTCAATATCGCAATCAGGACAAGGGGTTCACCATGGGGCTGATTTCCGAATTCAAGACGTTCATCGCTCGCGGCAATGTCATGGACCTGGCCGTCGGCGTGATCATCGGCGGCGCCTTCGCCACCATCACCAAATCGCTGACCGATGACCTGATCATGCCGGTCGTCGGCTATGTTTTCGGCGGCGCGGATTTTTCGCGCTACTTCATCCGGCTGGGCGATATTCCCGCCGGGTTCAAGGGCAATCCGGAAAGCTATGCGGACCTGAAAGGGGCGGGCGTCGCGATGCTTGGCTGGGGCGAATTTCTGACCGTGTTCGTCAATTTCCTTATCCTGGCCTTCATTATCTTCCTGCTTGTCAGGGCGGTGAACAAATTGATGCCCAAGCCCGAAGACGCGCCCGCCGCTACGCCTGAAGACGTGCTTCTGCTTCGGGAAATCAGGGATTCCCTCAAAAAATAAGTCGTTTCCGCGACGAAAGGAGCGTGCGGCGGGAACCATCCTTCGCGCGACCAGTTGATGGGCGTCAGGGTTCCGGGCATCCGGTCCCCTTGCCGCATGACGTCAGCCCATGGGGGCGCAACAGGAGAAAACGCCGTGAAAACCTTCGTATCAGTCCTTGGCCTTGCCAGCCTGATCGCGCTTGCTGCGTGCGATTCCAAGCAGGAGAACAAGGTCGAGAACGCGTATGAGAATCAGGCGGACGCCATCGACAATCAGGCCGATAATATGGAAGCGATGGCCGACAATCTGAGCGGCAATGCCGAAAATGCCGCTGAAAATGCTGCTGACGCACTGGAGAACAAGGCCGACGCCACCCGCGAGGCTGGCGAAAAGGCGGCTGATGCGGTTGAAAAGACCGAAAAGCATTAAATCCAGCGCCGCTGCCAGATCCGCAAGGGGCGTCGCGACGACAAGTCGCGGCGCCCCCCTTTTATTGCGGATTTTCTGTCTTTAACGGGGATTTAACCACAGCTCCGCCATGGTCCGCCCGCTATCCATTGAGGCGGTGGAATGGACGAGTTACTCCAGGAATTCATATCCGAAACGCAGGAAACGCTTGAGGCGTTGGCGGGGGAAGTCGTCGCCTGGGAAGCCGATCCCACGGATCGCGACCGGCTGGACGCCATTTTCCGCTTTTTCCATACCGTGAAGGGGAGTTGCGGTTTCCTGAATCTGCCGCGCTTCGAACGGCTGAGCCATGCGGCGGAGGATGTGCTGGCCGAGATACGCGCCGACAAGCGCATTGCCGATCCCGCCACGGTCAGCGCCGTTCTGGGGATCATGGATCGCATCGCTGAACTGGCCGAAGCGGTCGCCATCGGCGCCGCGCTGCCGCATGAAAATGACGATTATCTGATCGCCGCCCTGACCGAGAAGGAGGCTGCGGCGCCTGAGGAAAGCGAGGCTCCCACGGCGCCTGTCGCGGTGGCGCGGACATCGGGGGGGCAGGCGGCGCCGCGCACCATCCGCCTGCCGCTATCGCTGATCGACCAGTTGATGAACGGCGTGTCGGACATGGTGCTGGCCCGCAACGAACTGTCACGCAAGCTGCGCGAGCGGTCGGGCGATCCGGAACTGGAAAGCGCCTTCGAACGGCTGTCGACCTGCGTTGCGGACATGCGCGACGCCATTTCCAAAACGCGGATGCAGCGGGTCGACCGCCTGTTCACCGCGATCCCTCGCATGGTCCGCGACCTGGGCCGCGATCTGGGCAAGCGCATCGACCTGACGCTGGAGGGCGGCGATGTCGAGATGGACCGGGAAATGGTCGAGATGGTGGTCGATCCGCTCACCCATATCGTCCGCAACAGCATCGACCATGGCATAGAGACGCCGGAAAAGCGCCGCGCGCTGGGCAAGCCCGAAACGGGACGGCTGAAGCTGGAAGCGCGCCAGTCGGGCAACCAGATCGTCATCGAGATTTCCGACGACGGGCAAGGCATCGACACGCGCAGGCTGGTCGACAAGGCGATCGCGGCGGGCCGGATGACGCCGGAAGCGGCGGCTCGCATGAGCGAGGCCGAAAAGCTGGACCTGATCTTCCACCCCGGCCTTTCGACCGCGAGCGAGGTGACGGCCATTTCCGGGCGCGGCGTCGGCATGGACGTGGTCCGCGCCAATGTGGAGCGGATCGGCGGCGTCATCGCGCTCGACAACCGGCCGGGCTGTGGTTTGACGATCATGCTGCGGGTGCCCCTGACGCTGACCATCATTCCGGGGCTGATCGTCCGGGCGGGGGGTCTGCATTTTGCGATTCCCCGTTCTGCGGTGGTGGAAATCCTGCACGACAACAATGAAACGCTACGCATCGCGGAAGTCGGCGGCGCCAAGATCGCCACGATCCGATCCATCCGTCATTCGATGATCGATCTGGAAGAGGTTCTGGGCATGGAACGGATCGCCCAGCCCGGCCCGCGCGCGATCATGGTCGTGCGATCGGCAACCGGCGTTCCCTTTGCCATGGGCGTGTCGGCGGTGGAAAATCATGAGGAACTGGTGATCCGTCCCGCCTCGC
Proteins encoded:
- a CDS encoding NUDIX hydrolase, whose protein sequence is MSEQDMISPEEIMWEGRFITAKRRGRWEYVGRARGIHAAVILAVEDAADGPHVLLVDQYRVPLGRRCIELPAGLVGDHDEGEEAVLAATRELEEETGYLPGRMESLGEFYSSPGMVSESFTLFRAHDLKKTGEGGGVAGEDIRVHRVPLNGIHDRIAAWRAEGLAIDVKLLLLLGAGMVG
- a CDS encoding IS4 family transposase, encoding MLVMALAQSRTVNLTHLACHLPGQATHASGYRRLQRFFQHVQLESDRLALLVVSMLNLSRKKCLVLDRTNWKIGSTDVNILMLAIVTRRFRVPLLWSMIGHQGCSDTDQRIALMQRYLALFPAASIELLLADREFIGAQWMDFLNENNIPFAIRLKEDMTLNLANGTTWSFRTLLRRKRVGGTAIWEGRLNGTTGATSQPLRIAAKRLADKQVLIVATNQPEARQALNLYRRRWGIECLFGDAKTRGLNLEDTRIKNPRKLDCLLVVVTLAIIWAYRCATRVMGMKAIPRKTHGRRQKSWFRLGFDSLRQWIINDQPKAASAWSDAAPIRLLIPLHSR
- a CDS encoding TPM domain-containing protein encodes the protein MLRRLLLIMSLLLFIPAAAGAQSFPKLTGRVVDDAALLSPQQEQALTDKLAALEQQSGRQLVVATLPDLQGYDISDYGYQLGRAWGIGDKEKNNGALLIVAPNERKVRIEVGYGLEGIMTDALSSQIIRNDITPRFKAGDMPGGIDAGVDAIGRLLTLPPEEAKALAAQAEAKARDASDDGGGFMLVFWLFVVAIIVLSMFSSRGKGRRYRGGSGPIILWGPGDSGWGSGGGSSWGGGDGGGFSGGGGSFGGGGASGDW
- a CDS encoding TPM domain-containing protein; translation: MRLHLNEADHDRVTAAVAEAEKATDGEIVTIVARRSDAYHDAGLHWAIGAVFLALSAAAAFPQQFRALCSWLLQSWEHEVEDWKLLTVLLGLLILKFLIVRYALAWMPLRMALTPKATKARRVRRRAITLFRAVAQGRTRGKTGVLIYLSLDEHRAELVADAAINAKVAPEIWGEAMAALIDGVREGRAADGMAQAVRQVGVVLARHFPATGDNPNELPDRLIEL
- a CDS encoding chemotaxis protein CheA: MDELLQEFISETQETLEALAGEVVAWEADPTDRDRLDAIFRFFHTVKGSCGFLNLPRFERLSHAAEDVLAEIRADKRIADPATVSAVLGIMDRIAELAEAVAIGAALPHENDDYLIAALTEKEAAAPEESEAPTAPVAVARTSGGQAAPRTIRLPLSLIDQLMNGVSDMVLARNELSRKLRERSGDPELESAFERLSTCVADMRDAISKTRMQRVDRLFTAIPRMVRDLGRDLGKRIDLTLEGGDVEMDREMVEMVVDPLTHIVRNSIDHGIETPEKRRALGKPETGRLKLEARQSGNQIVIEISDDGQGIDTRRLVDKAIAAGRMTPEAAARMSEAEKLDLIFHPGLSTASEVTAISGRGVGMDVVRANVERIGGVIALDNRPGCGLTIMLRVPLTLTIIPGLIVRAGGLHFAIPRSAVVEILHDNNETLRIAEVGGAKIATIRSIRHSMIDLEEVLGMERIAQPGPRAIMVVRSATGVPFAMGVSAVENHEELVIRPASPLVMATGVYAGMTLPDNGKPMLLLDAAGLANAARLPNIIDDQAARRAEETQEAQGGVEMVSALRFEEYSGERRLLKLSLIERVEDIDARLFGRSGGHGFVRLDGRLVPVANGHHDFAGEKVAALRLRDGAREACYPVAAVLDIVDMPAVPDMVAMHGLLSGVAVIDGEHLEVINPFALFAALPDAPIVERTGGRCLLADSEDGWTREILAPLLRQAGHEVVMGLPGDAAVDPQDVVLFTGSEASEASELLGCRVVHLRATPRPNGPQDSSIYRYDQDALMAALSGSRR
- a CDS encoding Ppx/GppA family phosphatase, with protein sequence MNSMLSQVRALAPGMATSPQQAKARTAIIDIGSNSVRLVVYDGPRRIPFILFNEKVMAGLGASLGKTGRIEPEAMDRGLRAVGRFAHLCREMEVQEVRCVATAAVRDADNGDEFIQRAKAMGLDVELLSGGQEAIAAAHGVLSGIPGADGIVGDLGGGSLELARIRDGAVHETVSLPLGVLRLPQIRAKGPAVLERLVKKMLVKAGWDAPADLPFYMVGGSWRALARFDMELTQFPLPVVHQYDMPAGRAEQLTRIVSHVGKARFKDIPQITGSRVPTLPNAAALLSVIVRQLKSSRLVVSAYGLREGLLFSDLPSDIQAHDPLLIAAEAEGEAQGRFAGHGDMIERWIAPLFLEDGSAWRRIRRAACLLADVGWRANPDFRSERGVEIALHSNWVGITAAERAMLAQALHSNFGGGVSTPPGIERLASPEALQRATLWGLAIRLGQRLSGGVEGPLLASRLEMEGNVLELRLRGVDADLFGEAVERRQRQLAQAMGVKYRLAW
- the mscL gene encoding large conductance mechanosensitive channel protein MscL, translating into MGLISEFKTFIARGNVMDLAVGVIIGGAFATITKSLTDDLIMPVVGYVFGGADFSRYFIRLGDIPAGFKGNPESYADLKGAGVAMLGWGEFLTVFVNFLILAFIIFLLVRAVNKLMPKPEDAPAATPEDVLLLREIRDSLKK
- a CDS encoding LemA family protein, yielding MTILRQLRLFLLPLLGAFALTACGINSVPAAEEVAKAKWADVQAQYQRRSNLVGNLVATVKAAGKQEQDTLVKVTEARAKATSVQVSAEDLSDPAKVQQFQQAQAQLSQGLGRLLASVEAYPDLKTNQNFLDLQSQLEGTENRIAVAIRDYNEAVRAYNTRIRTFPDAIGAKIIHGAKPMTPFQATTPGAEEAPKVDFGN